The Porites lutea chromosome 9, jaPorLute2.1, whole genome shotgun sequence sequence TGGGTGAAGCATTTTACATGCATATCTCTACAGAGGAATTTTCTCACTTggataaaataattttcatcACTAAAATTAAAGTAGTGggatatatacatttttttctatCTGGCGAGAATATTGCTTACTATATGTTCAAGGAGGCTGATAACCAGGTCAAATCGTCAGTTAAATCAATGATTTATATGAATATACACTTCTATACATTATAGTCAAGAATGCTAGACTTTTCTTATGGGTTTTCTATTGTCTTATATCTAACAAAATCTGCTACTTTATATCTactataaacaaagaaaagaataccactactttttctttcttaaactcCAAGGTCTATCAAGTAATCTATAGGAGAATGTACAAGTTTACAAGATAACAAAGCTAACAAAACCTGCTACTTAATTTTTATACACTTTTAACTTATAACtgaactctttttcttttctaaacACCAAGGTCTGGAGTAATCaatacaaaaaatgtaaatactAGGTAACGCTGACAATATTATCTATGATATTTTCAATTACAGGTACCTGCAAGGCTGGCAGaaggattttatggctgtgaaaaagtcgagagaATTTTCTAGTTTTGTGATTTACTCATATTTAATAGAAAGTGCATTTAAAGCAGTTAAAGGGATGCAACATTCTGAAGCTAGGCAAGTGAAAGGGGACCATTATTTTGTCAATGAAAGGTATACTTTCTGTCAAAATTGGTACATGCATATAAAAGGGCACAGGCTGGACCTCCAGGTAGAGCCTCCTTGTACAATACTTTGTTAACCTTTTAAGTCCCagtagtgaccaacatcaattttctcctaacaatatccatagattgtcaagtgcaacatctatgagaattaatcaaatgatcataaagagaaaaatctctgatcttttatcaatttctcccgactgattctgtaaggaaatgtatagagatcagtttggagaatttgtttgtggatattggggcttaaagggttaatgccCCCCCCCCAGGGAATGTTGTCAGCAATGCAAGTTAATGATACTAACAGGGTACATTAAGCATCACTTTTTAGTTAAAcagcaaacgtgaatttgtaccacctGACCAAGTTGAATCCTAGATTTACTTGTTGTTTAGTTTGacacaattttttatccataagaattcttttgagctgtttttatctgctcattatctactttgagaaattctcaacttgaatccgATATTGTTTGCTGTTTGCCATATATGTGAAGCTTAAACCTCTATTTAAGCTACATCTGGATGTAGGGTTTGACCGCCTGTCACTGGTCAGTAGTAGTAGTTGAGGTATTCTTTGAGGCAGCCAGGAAGGGGTAGCAGTGGAATCTTGACTGATGGAGTTCGTGACAACTGTTGTCTGATGACAAGCCGGCAGGTTTCAATAAGTTTTGCTGgagtttctggaaaaaaaaatcaagcaaaaattGGCCTTTACTAATAATATCAATATGTTTTTCAGCATTACAAAAGAAAGGATAAAAATGGGCCTGAGATGAACAACATTTAGGACTCCctgtttattaattttattttgcaaaaaaatatttaacatggtaacatttttacaaaaaaaggtgGAATACTAGACAGTTTATCATTCATTCCCTCCAAATCTCTCATTTCCTGTAGATTGTTTACCTCCCTGTCTGAAAGACCCCACCCAAAACACCACTCCTACTAATTTCCTCAGCATCTAcctataggcgaatctttggtAACGTCACTGTTTACACTTTTGTTTAGTAGCATATGAGTTAAACCACAGAGGGCATCATTGTATGCACAAATTAAATTCAAGAGTTGAAGAGTTGATTAATTTGtacaattttcagctctttgcaagcaataacaaaggaaatagcagccatcaaaaactgcaaaattgctGGGTGGTAAAAAGGTTAATGAGCCCATACATATTTTTTGGTaaagttttaagtttttcaaagatttctCCTAAACTATCTAGTATATCAAGCTCAAATTTTCACAGCTATCTGAAATTGTTATGCTGACCTTTGATTATTCCGAGAGTTTATTTTGATAGcttgaccagaaaacaaaagggacatgctaatgaggcaaaaaaatgtaaacaaagctTCGCCTATTGCAAGATGAGAGTATGGATTTGACAATGCATAGTTTCAGCACCCCTCCTTCCTCACCGGCTTTTGATAGAAGGATTTTTTTGCATGCCACATCTGTAGCCAAATCAGAAGGTCTCTTGCTTTGTGAATTCCTCTGATAAACATTTGCTCCATACTCCAGAAGCAGTGCTGCACATTCCTCGTAACCACATAGTGCAGCTGTGTGCAAAGGAGACTGGTGTCGTTTGATTGCATTGGGATTAGCTCCAGCATGAAGCAATGATCTCGCACAGTCTGCATAACCACGGAGACAAGCAACGTGCAGAGCAGTTCCAAACTGATTCTCAGATCTCTCTAGGTTGGCACCCAATCGCACTAAAAGATCTATGCAACGAACATGTCCATTCAAGGCTGCTTCATGTAAAGGTGGGAAGGTGACTGTCAGGGATGGGTTGACTTCTGCTCCTGCTTTAACCAACAGATGTGTAGACTGAATACACCCTTTGGAACAAGCAAAACACAGGGGTGTACTGCCATCTATATTGCGTGCATTTACCtgtgaagaaacaaaaagaaatatgtCATACAAATGTAAAAGCATACCATCAACAGCAGACTAGCTGTTACAAACTTTATTGCACTGGTGACCAATGTTGTAGTGGTAATATTAAATTTTGCTCTCAGGTTAAACCAGAATTTAATCCTTCAATGTCttttattgaattaattttAGGGCTACATAGTAGGAAGCAAAGGAAATTGACCCCTTCATTCTTTAACATAATATTATTGATAGAGTCCTAGATTTAGTAGATTTTAGTAGATGTGCAGAAGCTGTCAGGGCTAGAGAATGCTTGATAGAAGGACAAATTCTTCATCAGCTAAAGATAGACTTAATTGGCATGTTATTACTTTATAGTTTAATTTATTAACTACTCAACTGGTGCAGCACTCTTCTGCTGCTGTCAGAGTGCTTGATAAATGACTAGAGAGAGAATACATTAAAACACTGGGGATGTTCTCAAGAATTAATTAGATCATCATTAACAACTGAAGCATTGAACCATTATTGTATCAATCAATGATACTATCAAATTTGGAATACTATTGTGCTGTTTTTCATGGCTGTGGTAAATGAAAAATGAAGAAGAATTGGAATGCCTGCAGAGACGTGCTGCTAGGATAGTGTTGAAGACAGTGCATTTTTCCACTAAAGATATGGCTTTCAGTCTTGGTTGGGACCCTCTTAAGACGAGAAGAGAGAAACATATCATCAAGCTTGTCAAGAATTGTCTTGATGGACAAGCTCCAAGTTATTTCTCAGATTATTCTCAACAGCGAACTTATGATATTCATGACTATTACACTGGGTCTAAGGATAAGGTATCTATTGATTAAGTCAATCTCGAGTTGACTAAGGGGGCCTTTTTTTATAAGGGGGCTACCCTTTTAAATGATTGTATGTAGTTTTATTCATAAGGAGGCTACCCTTGTTATTGATTATATGTAATGTATTCTAATTTCTTAACATATAAGCAGGGCTTGAAAAAACTTGATTTTGGCAAGCAGCTCTCTCATTTTGCTTGCCCAGGGCCACTTGTTGTAATCTATTAGATGGCAATGTTATCGGAAGAGTGCTGCAACAATTGTTTAGAATGAAACTACATGGTAATAAAACATGAAGTCAATTTTCAGTAAATAAGACACTGAGTACTTCTGGTAATTGGTGATCTTGTATTGTAGAGTAATATGTATGTTTTATTGCACTGTAACATTCTTCAATATAAGGATTATTTACTTGTAATAACATGTAAAAAGCAAACCTCAGCCCCTTCTGCAATAAGAGTTTCAACAGCTTGTGGATGACCACCAAAACTTGCTTCATGTAATGGTGTCATAAGATCTACTGTTCCGCCATTCACATGGGCACCATAAGACAACAGCAGGTTTATGAGATTCACATTTCCTTGCTGCGCTGCAATGTGCAGAGCTGTCTGATGGTTCCGTGGATGAGCAAAGTTAACAGAAATATCTGGACAGGCGAGCAAATTTTTTATACATGCCAGAGGATGACTGTTCTCACTAATTGTTTGTAATAGGATCTCACTCGGATCCATCATTGAAAGCTACCAGAAAGAACCACaaaaatagctgtaaattacaACAAAAAAAGCATAATTATTGTTAGAAACTGCCTGGATTAAGTTCAACTCAATTGGGCTCTTGCCTGtgtgtaacctttgtttttaatgagTGAATTGGCTAGGTGCTCCAAAAGTCATGGCTTGACTATCCATAATTATTATGTAGAATGATCACATTTTTCTTACAGTCTTCTTTGTTACAAATAAGTACCTCTTTTTTTCACATACCTCTTTTATAGATTTTCAAGTTTGTAAATGCCATGCCTAGTGTATTATACAATTCACCTGTTCAGAAGATCATTTCCCCATTATTTTACATCTGAATCCTTTTGAAACTTTGCAGTTTTACTAAATTCGACATGGAAAATCGATCTACGGTGGTCAATttttgaataaatgaaaaacatgaaaattgcAATTCTGTGTGACATCTGCGAAATGGGTTATTGTCTTTGATTAAACCACTAGCACTGTATGGAagcatttttgatttttttcaagcgTAGCCATGACACACTAAGTGATGACTAAAGATGCAATCTACACGGT is a genomic window containing:
- the LOC140948651 gene encoding uncharacterized protein, translating into MMDPSEILLQTISENSHPLACIKNLLACPDISVNFAHPRNHQTALHIAAQQGNVNLINLLLSYGAHVNGGTVDLMTPLHEASFGGHPQAVETLIAEGAEVNARNIDGSTPLCFACSKGCIQSTHLLVKAGAEVNPSLTVTFPPLHEAALNGHVRCIDLLVRLGANLERSENQFGTALHVACLRGYADCARSLLHAGANPNAIKRHQSPLHTAALCGYEECAALLLEYGANVYQRNSQSKRPSDLATDVACKKILLSKAETPAKLIETCRLVIRQQLSRTPSVKIPLLPLPGCLKEYLNYYY